A single window of Eleginops maclovinus isolate JMC-PN-2008 ecotype Puerto Natales chromosome 19, JC_Emac_rtc_rv5, whole genome shotgun sequence DNA harbors:
- the dmac2l gene encoding LOW QUALITY PROTEIN: ATP synthase subunit s, mitochondrial (The sequence of the model RefSeq protein was modified relative to this genomic sequence to represent the inferred CDS: inserted 1 base in 1 codon), producing the protein MRLLSRAVQCAVSQRESSRRHFWGWLNAVFNKVDYERIQTVGPDRAAAEWLLRCGAKVRFQGLDRWQHDYNALPPGPLGRFKIQGIDATESCIMYRGFEHLDGLQHLEEIKLKRCIYIEDACLERLSCIENLQQSLLSMEVVSCGNVTDKGLIALHKLRNLERLLLSDXPGISDKQTTVTRLQTALPKLDISLDLSD; encoded by the exons ATGAGACTGTTATCTCGGGCAGTGCAGTGCGCAGTGTCTCAGAGGGAGAGCAGCCGCAGACACTTCTGGGGATGGCTCAACGCAGTCTTTaacaa GGTGGACTATGAGCGGATCCAGACGGTGGGTCCGGACCGGGCTGCTGCAGAGTGGCTGCTCCGCTGCGGGGCTAAGGTCCGGTTCCAGGGTTTGGACCGCTGGCAGCACGACTACAACGCGCTGCCGCCCGGACCCCTGGGCCGCTTCAAGATCCAGGGGATCGACGCCACCGAGTCCTGCATCATGTACCGGGGCTTCGAACACCTGG acgGTCTGCAGCACCTGGAGGAGATCAAGCTGAAGCGGTGTATCTACATCGAGGACGCGTGTCTGGAGAGGCTGAGCTGCATCGAGAACCTGCAGCAGAGTCTGCTCAGCATGGAGGTGGTGTCGTGTGGAAACGTCACGGACAAGGGTCTGATCGCGCTGCACAAACTCAG GAATCTGGAGCGTCTGCTTCTGAGCG CTCCGGGGATCAGTGACAAACAGACGACGGTGACCCGGCTGCAGACGGCGCTGCCTAAGCTCGACATCTCTCTGGACCTGAGCGATTAA
- the cdkl1 gene encoding cyclin-dependent kinase-like 1 codes for MEKYEKIAKIGEGSYGVVFKCRNKDTGQIVAIKKFVESEDDPIIKKIALREIRMLKQLKHANLVNLLEVFRRKRKLHLVFEYCDHTVLNELDRHPRGVPEHLVRSITWQTLKAVNFCHKQNCIHRDVKPENILITKQQVIKLCDFGFARILTGPCDYYTDYVATRWYRAPELLVGDTQYGPPVDVWAVGCVFAELLSGVPLWPGKSDMDQLYLIRRTLGDLTPRHQQVFSSNQFFCGVSIPEPPQMEPLEQKYPSVSHQALSLMKGCLRMDPSERLSCEQLLQHPYFNSLQEKSCSSQERSGNRRTRLTRKHLPPGYLPQLTSSSIFPSLDNKKYNSNLRRFNYHLPNI; via the exons ATGGAGAAGTACGAGAAGATCGCAAAGATCGGGGAGGGGTCGTACGGAGTTGTGTTCAAGTGCAGGAACAAAGACACGGGACAAATCGTCGCCATCAAGAAGTTCGTGGAGTCTGAAGACGATCCCATCATCAAGAAGATCGCGCTGCGGGAGATCCGGATGCTCAAG CAACTGAAGCACGCTAACCTGGTGAACCTGCTGGAGGTTTTccggaggaagaggaaactCCACCTGGTGTTCGAGTACTGCGACCACACGGTGCTCAACGAGCTCGACCGACACCCCCGGGG AGTTCCCGAGCATCTTGTGAGGAGTATAACGTGGCAGACTCTGAAAGCTGTAAACTTCTGTCACAAACAGAAC tgCATCCACAGAGACGTGAAGCCGGAGAATATCCTGATCACCAAACAGCAGGTCATCAAACTCTGCGACTTCGGGTTCGCCCGGATACTCA CGGGCCCCTGTGATTACTACACGGACTACGTGGCGACGCGCTGGTACCGGGCCCCCGAGCTGCTGGTGGGCGACACGCAGTACGGGCCCCCGGTGGACGTGTGGGCGGTGGGCTGTGTGTTCGCAGAGCTGCTGTCGGGGGTCCCGCTGTGGCCCGGGAAGTCTGACATGGACCAGCTCTACCTGATCCGCAGAACCCTCG gagacCTGACCCCCCGACACCAGCAGGTGTTCAGCAGCAACCAGTTCTTCTGCGGAGTCTCCATCCCAGAGCCCCCGCAGATG GAACCTCTGGAGCAGAAATACCCCAGCGTGTCTCACCAGGCTCTGAGTCTCATGAAG GGTTGTCTGAGGATGGACCCCTCGGAGCGTCTGTCCtgtgagcagctgctgcagcatccGTACTTCAACAGCCTGCAGGAGAAGAGCTGCTCCTCTCAGGAACGCTCCGGGAACAGGAGGACCAGACTGACCCGCAAGCACCTCCCCCCCGGG tatCTGCCTCAGCTGACGAGCAGCAGCATCTTCCCGTCGCTGGACAATAAGAAATACAACAGCAACCTGCGCCGGTTCAACTACCACCTGCCCAACATCTGA